Below is a genomic region from Pirellulales bacterium.
TCGCGGCAGGAAGCCACTCGAGCACTGGTCGGCAACCTTTGCCGGTGCACTGGCTACGATTCAATCTTGGAGGCGGTCGCCCATGTGGATCACACACAATGGCGCGAAACCAGCGACCTATATCCGGATCATGAGTTGATCCATGACTTGGAGCGTTTCGCCGCTGAATCAGTCGAAATTGTCGCTGACGGTCGGATCCTCCTCAAACCTGCCACCTTCGACGAGGCCGTATGCCTGCGAAACAGCCGCCCAGACGCCACGGTGCTAGCCGGTGGCACTGATCTAGGCGTGCAATGGAACAAAAGAGGCCGTGAGTTTAGCACCCTCTTGCATATAGGTGGGCTGAGCGAGTTGACCGATTACTCTGTAAGGGATCGCACTTGGATACTTGGGGCCGGCACAACCATCACTCAGCTTGAGCAGCAGGCGAAATCGATCCTACCGGCCTATGCGCGGATGCTCGAGAGATTTGGATCGCCGCCGATCAAGAACGTGGCGACGCTCGGTGGTAATTTGGCAAACGGTTCACCCATCGGCGATTCGATGCCTGCTCTGCTCGTGCTAGAGGCGGAGGTTGAGTTGATTAGTGTCGCAGGCTCACGGCGTGTGAATCTGAATCAGTTCTACACGGGCTATCGTCGTAACGTTTTAGCCGCCAACGAACTTGTTCGTCGCGTCATCGTGCCGCTGCCAGCTGACAACCAGTTATTCGCCACGTATAAGATCTCAAAACGTCGGGATCTCGACATTTCGACGTTTACGGCTGCCGTCTGGATGGATGTCGTAGGGGACGTCATTCGCGCGGCAAGGATTGCGTTTGGGGGTGTCGCGCCGACGATTGTGCGCCTGCCACGTACCGAGGCTTGGCT
It encodes:
- a CDS encoding FAD binding domain-containing protein, which translates into the protein MTVEGLQHGKQINPVQQSLVTHHGAQCGYCTPGIVVALCALFDQIPCPSRQEATRALVGNLCRCTGYDSILEAVAHVDHTQWRETSDLYPDHELIHDLERFAAESVEIVADGRILLKPATFDEAVCLRNSRPDATVLAGGTDLGVQWNKRGREFSTLLHIGGLSELTDYSVRDRTWILGAGTTITQLEQQAKSILPAYARMLERFGSPPIKNVATLGGNLANGSPIGDSMPALLVLEAEVELISVAGSRRVNLNQFYTGYRRNVLAANELVRRVIVPLPADNQLFATYKISKRRDLDISTFTAAVWMDVVGDVIRAARIAFGGVAPTIVRLPRTEAWLSERRFTETTLRQAGALAKEEIAPISDVRGSAQYRSLLAENILVKFGREVLEAPVPSRNGN